One part of the Esox lucius isolate fEsoLuc1 chromosome 10, fEsoLuc1.pri, whole genome shotgun sequence genome encodes these proteins:
- the LOC105012525 gene encoding uncharacterized protein LOC105012525 isoform X1 produces MSKQLACQNCDVKFNTIRSLKLHVSGIKHRKKVAELFQSDEYHGRVYVPFILVLGHLTKQPMSTPQPIVGLCLVTICLSSERSDAFYLCHVCEENCGQGNIIDHLTSADHLSNYYNYTDPDLLSFSWLTGSNNSNHLQVLAAKDLDRNGPGVLRMLDMPKSMVLDLKKIGYSKVMQALTQSERLEKCVRAGRPERRTIQDYHRDSRRKHPLLGLQHLVEYCCEGCDQKKSYLCQLCQLYIPLHRVIKHTLSFDHIYWYFKAWHPSTLLTKDCYKAYSDRFKSIMLDLANQAQDISRSANNEIQRVVLEPEVFASVPSVYREALRKLETIREERNEGCLKTSVTPGDKLVPFLNRSKVIKDTTRTVAEAVDLEEELSPEMSSIPRAVEKPREATAAPGLTAASGQKGVCRLLCQNCNEVYALVSLFKLHVRSWKHQMMLGDGPGHLPSFTLYEYMRNPGRTEPIIGVHLISTCLNSECVDIPVCLCHICHECFTAISILSHLTSASHLQQTLMYQSPERLPFGWKPEIDRKVLNTLAWEEETDRGEKDMILKVFFCPDIVFSNIKTLHYLTAIKCLKDFHGYYFVDKPLTIWTHLKNTKRTFPLLGLQFLVQYSITRPRDSFPRWGYLCLLCEEKLSDRLSVAHMHSNTHVTMFLKRAHPGSLEEVKWHDERRSEVLLDLAQQAETIHTPSRVQVIKLERCIAESVMYTKALAILKSVNKRGFRLQIPLLPRGKKLVPFGGIQDQSRTTEPVPVRLYVGEDNETRNKNDNEIKNYKETTPDTVNMTHKTGMEVEKQIGKKPCTDSGRKTGEEPCCGPGPKAGKEPCSSPGAKTGKEPCSGPGAKTGKEPCSGPGAKTGKEPCSGPGAKAGKEPCSGPGAKAGKEPCSGPGPKAGKEPCSGPGAKTGKEPCSGPGAKTGKEPCSGPGAKTGKEPCSGPGAKTGKEPCSGPGAKTGKEPCSGPGAKTGKEPCSGPGAKTGKEPCSGPGAKTGKEPCSGPGAKTGKEPCSGPGAKTGKEPCSGPGAKTGKEPYIDPCPKIDDEPCSDPGAKSGKEPCSDPGAKAGKEPCSDPGAKAGKEPCSDPGAKAGKEPCSDPGAESGKEPCSDPGAESGKEPCSDPGAESGKEPCSDPGAESGKEPCSDPGAESGKEPCSDPGEKTGKEPCSDPGAKNETPQPSNPIYTPLIDFLRSKNRQAVGLKALIECHCDGLPLFYLCQVCKCKVLQNSIISHVTGDNHRQLSLWPMNTIPKRHRRLRAAALKLEKTLGYGEFKVAVLNARTYHSISTNSIPFDMKVKMVLCDHYSSDPRYFVMPLAKKPKPKLKKNSNVKTLALDCNDVCSPAAPAGRFPALWRYLQQSNRQPVIGVGMLTELTERDGDYVLCGCCSHKMFPSSVTSHVISSRHRYYYIRMAHPELAVNWPESPALIVYNGPLQRELRVQAKELEGQEGPEHPQVVKETSATSGGGPTTCPEEVVEQIQIHSAPVSVEEEPVNSEPSQPLGEKKKTRNRGNPVVGVNFLVRVSHRNRKQYYCQLCSVRVKHPVIDHMTSLRHRHSYVKLKYPSWTSDSEAKLFKMAFHLEKVDRSAGLGMQKVEVDAVEFKDLRSCPVEEALSKLQAIIIQQQEPGDLKMHPSTNQNPEDLRQTAPSLRPVSAQGPSNGDQEHLQVPASSLQDQPSFGSTSVPLSSSSPPCLSPSNSFSASLPAVSLSASTSLSSFVPSYTPVLSTEKTTDPSSDVVSVPDPVCDPVSVPSPLSALKNPTHLKDCESPEWWERRSPENRETLMLLELPDKQTEYAAGDRLTEYAAGDRLTEYAAGDRLTEYAAGDRLTEYAAGDRLTEYAAGDRLTEYAAGDRLTEYAAGDRLTEYAAGDRLTEYAAGDRLTEYAAGDRLTEYAAGDRLTEYAAGDRLTEYAAGDRLTEYAAGDRLTEYAAGDRLTEYAAGWTQAEYPAGWTQAEYPARWTQAEYPARWTQAEYPARWTQAEYPARERLAEYQATPWEGLHQFTEHMGTGKVTDQEQTRQVGTSQLEPSPLRWLSVPQVFLHPDTPAAKRIAGPSHLSKYLKVKGLHDTEPIIGLGSVLECRGISQATFFMCVTCAETFSSTHICEHIISARHQQYYMIAQYGGVLYEWLRELQLPPSPHLLREFAWRLSQLEVEIDAQVMLLDPMWYKHVQSAPFYRAMQLLQEQNQSALVMHTATRQQLSLPADPDLETEQGFDQRYRKMNELTMDQTAPGHSLWTSDTGTVKQPEDLFESVQSLQTAEEWTNTLNPDLPQISQRSEREEHFVPVGAQAPRNSEPVGAQAPRNSEPVGAQAPRNSEPVGAQAPRNSEPVGAQAPRNSEPVGAQAPRNSEPMSTQNHEPVGAQTPRNSEPMSTQNHEPVGAQTPRNSEPMSTPTHQSSEPVGAQALQNYEPVGAQALQNYEPVGAQALQNYEPVGAQALQNYEPVGAQALQNYEPVGAQALQNYEPVGAQALQNYEPVGAQALQNYEPVGAQALQNYEPVGAQALQNYEPVGAQALQNSEPVGAQALQNSEPVGAQALQNSEPISTRTPQKTKSTKTETPVTSSEPHLNQHNTVIIKQELADPEVEPQTQPEVDSVHRPEVQLAPACLGSLYEGRFPILPGHSQRLTCRGGVPPKSTKDLNTYIKEKLTQAVVGLSALIECCCEGLVSFYLCVSCGGRLSCNSRQNTSVLINHVLKYRHRLNYLTVRYPWYFHGLVPGQNPAEESRLLMQIAKEVEEQNHDEPGMIQEVLLNQADFLAIKGMLFDKAVSRLKEIRSEQNQTELLTKVTSKLEPVVVKQEMECQVVSHHALGQSSLPQRLKRHSSIKESPEQGKKPKVSSSPECQAVKSDPAFDSCPSSSEVTEPFDPPSGNQSCAVETSSLGHTDPELKNTPSHTDSQCELEVSPPGSPADNLTVSKMFSRKKQSHSVSTRGHKLSNKHLDKKDPADRAKVSHAHSNGTRSHRDRRHTHAHSHHQHARSCSRTKHTHSLSNAKHTRVRTDHARTGKAWLRGRTPERRRNRDLADRRSDRSRSRTPRRRRRSVPGCSPKDPPTVCPFKTHQASTYCLFTHTPSYPSKSTSAQSLARDDPSQPPCPSKDLSSQSSPADRRPSKPTTVVRPLQAKEHPPNDTPDMPLHPARTGPWTPPPLPATPTLLPPPPEQDLLSASGNNMASTVDGIMFIGDSSLRFPHLPASTTLPRAVGGGADSWTKGPIAGKEMPAEAMGVDSKGRAIGTVAIPANPLKRNLSAPEPKDRDPWSYENRQFITNPSIQASNPTAIASQAQWGYAGGLSVGQFTSNPGSSAPCPGGRLSLEGYPVATYPGTGYPGVGGFTSSSPTDLGPSNTQSQPGWSGGYWGTGYQATSQPETGYVLANQAGLSYPGGFSGSEGSYPGHQVYPGVFYSDTDYRGRAFPGSGTGLGSAGVPPSSHYSTKPPLPAVGCWEFASPAVGSCQSYSTWTANVTRVAMETNTAGITVGTPTQLVGQTWDPREWMPPPQ; encoded by the exons CGTGTTGTGTTGGAACCAGAAGTGTTCGCCTCCGTGCCGTCTGTCTATAGAGAAG CCCTGAGGAAGTTGGAGACCATTAGAGAGGAGCGTAATGAGGGCTGTTTGAAGACCAGCGTGACTCCTGGAGACAAATTGG TTCCTTTTTTAAACAGGTCAAAGGTTATCAAAGATACCACAAGAACTGTTGCCGAGGCTGTTGATTTGGAGGAAGAGTTGAGCCCAGAGATGTCCTCCATTCCTCGAGCTGTTGAAAAGCCTAGAGAAGCTACAGCTGCTCCAGGTTTGACCGCAGCTAGTGGCCAAAAAGGTGTTTGCCGTTTGCTCTGTCag AATTGCAACGAGGTATATGCTTTGGTGTCGCTCTTCAAGTTACATGTACGCAGCTGGAAACATCAGATGATGCTGGGTGACGGGCCAG GCCACCTACCATCCTTTACTTTGTACGAGTACATGCGGAACCCAGGGCGAACTGAACCAATTATTG GTGTCCATCTGATCTCGACGTGTCTGAATTCAGAGTGTGTGGACATACCGGTGTGCCTGTGTCACATCTGTCATGAGTGTTTCACGGCAATTTCTATCTTGTCTCACCTCACCTCTGCTTCCCACCTCCAACAGACCCTG ATGTACCAGAGTCCAGAGCGTCTGCCGTTTGGCTGGAAACCAGAAATTGACCGGAAGGTCTTGAACACCCTGGCCTGGGAAGAGGAGACcgacagaggagagaaggacatGATCCTGAAG GTGTTCTTTTGTCCTGACATTGTTTTCTCCAACATTAAGACATTGCACTACCTCACTG CCATTAAGTGTCTCAAAGACTTTCATGGTTATTATTTTG TTGACAAACCACTGACAATTTGGACCCatctgaaaaacacaaaaaggacATTTCCTCTGCTGG GTTTGCAGTTCCTGGTTCAATACAGCATTACAAGGCCCAGGGACTCGTTTCCAAGATGGGGGTACCTGTGTCTTCTGTGTGAGGAGAAGTTGTCAGACAGGCTCAGCGTGGCTCACATGCACAGCAACACTCATGTCACTATGTTCCTG aaACGTGCACATCCCGGTTCTCTGGAAGAGGTGAAGTGGCATGATGAAAGGAGGAGTGAAGTATTGCTCGACCTGGCACAACAGGCTGAGACAATACACACTCCCAGCCGTGTACAG GTCATAAAATTGGAACGCTGCATTGCTGAATCAGTCATGTACACAAAAG CCCTGGCGATCCTGAAGTCAGTCAATAAGAGAGGATTCAGACTGCAGATTCCTCTGCTACCACGTGGGAAAAAACTGG TGCCCTTCGGGGGAATACAAGACCAAAGCCGGACCACAGAACCTGTTCCTGTACGTCTGTATGTTGGAGAGGATAATGAGACCAGGAACAAAAATGACAATGAGATAAAGAACTACAAAGAGACCACCCCAGATACTGTAAACATGActcacaagactgggatggagGTGGAAAAACAAATTGGCAAAAAACCCTGCACTGACTCCGGTAGAAAGACTGGAGAAGAACCCTGCTGTGGGCCCGGTCCAAAGGCTGGCAAAGAACCCTGCAGCAGCCCCGGGGCAAAGACGGGCAAAGAACCCTGCAGCGGCCCCGGGGCAAAGACGGGCAAAGAACCCTGCAGCGGCCCCGGGGCAAAGACGGGCAAAGAACCCTGCAGCGGCCCCGGGGCAAAGGCGGGCAAAGAACCCTGCAGCGGCCCCGGGGCAAAGGCGGGCAAAGAACCCTGCAGCGGCCCCGGTCCAAAGGCGGGCAAGGAACCCTGCAGCGGCCCCGGGGCAAAGACGGGCAAAGAACCCTGCAGCGGCCCCGGGGCAAAGACGGGCAAAGAACCCTGCAGCGGCCCCGGGGCAAAGACGGGCAAAGAACCCTGCAGCGGCCCCGGGGCAAAGACGGGCAAAGAACCCTGCAGCGGCCCCGGGGCAAAGACGGGCAAAGAACCCTGCAGCGGCCCCGGGGCAAAGACGGGCAAAGAACCCTGCAGCGGCCCCGGGGCAAAGACGGGCAAAGAACCCTGCAGCGGCCCCGGGGCAAAGACGGGCAAAGAACCCTGCAGCGGCCCCGGGGCAAAGACGGGCAAAGAACCCTGCAGCGGCCCCGGGGCAAAGACGGGCAAAGAACCCTGCAGCGGCCCCGGGGCAAAGACGGGCAAAGAACCCTATATTGATCCCTGTCCAAAGATTGACGACGAACCCTGCAGCGACCCCGGGGCAAAGTCCGGCAAAGAACCCTGCAGCGACCCCGGGGCAAAGGCGGGTAAAGAACCCTGCAGCGACCCCGGGGCAAAGGCGGGTAAAGAACCCTGCAGCGACCCCGGGGCAAAGGCGGGTAAAGAACCCTGCAGCGACCCCGGGGCAGAGTCCGGTAAAGAACCCTGCAGCGACCCCGGGGCAGAGTCCGGTAAAGAACCCTGCAGCGACCCCGGGGCAGAGTCCGGTAAAGAACCCTGCAGCGACCCCGGGGCAGAGTCCGGTAAAGAACCCTGCAGCGACCCCGGGGCAGAGTCCGGCAAAGAACCCTGCAGCGACCCCGGGGAAAAGACGGGTAAAGAACCCTGCAGCGACCCCGGGGCAAAGAATG AGACTCCACAACCCAGCAATCCTATATACACTCCACTGATTGATTTTCTGAGGAGCAAGAACCGACAGGCAGTCG GTCTTAAAGCACTCATAGAGTGTCATTGTGATGGGCTGCCGCTCTTCTACCTGTGCCAGGTGTGTAAGTGTAAAGTCCTGCAGAACTCGATTATCTCCCATGTCACTGGAGACAATCACCGACAATTATCCCTG TGGCCTATGAATACTATTCCCAAACGCCACAGGAGGTTGAGGGCAGCTGCCTTAAAGCTGGAGAAGACCTTGGGATATGGAGAATTTAAG GTAGCAGTGTTGAATGCGCGAACATATCATTCTATTTCTACTAATTCCATTCCCTTCG ACATGAAGGTAAAGATGGTCTTGTGTGATCACTATTCAAGTGACCCCCGATATTTCGTCATGCCTCTAGCTAAGAAGCCTAAGCCCAAG ctgaagaaaaacagtaatGTCAAAACTCTGGCCCTAGACTGCAATGACG tgtgttcTCCCGCAGCACCCGCTGGGAGATTCCCTGCTCTGTGGCGCTACCTGCAGCAGTCCAACAGACAGCCTGTCATTG GTGTTGGTATGTTGACAGAGTTGACCGAACGAGATGGTGACTACGTCCTGTGTGGATGCTGTTCTCACAAGATGTTTCCATCCTCTGTCACCTCACACGTCATCTCTTCCAGACACCGCTACTACTACATA AGAATGGCACATCCTGAGCTGGCTGTTAATTGGCCAGAAAGTCCAGCGCTGATTGTGTATAATGGGCCTCTTCAAAGAGAGCTGAGAGTGCAAGCTAAAGAACTGGAGGGTCAGGAAGGACCTGAACATCCCCAG GTGGTGAAAGAAACATCTGCTACATCGGGAGGTGGACCCACAACCTGCCCAGAag AGGTTGTCGAACAGATCCAGATTCACTCCGCTCCTGTCTCTGTGGAAGAGGAACCGGTTAACTCAGAGCCATCACAGCCCCTcggagaaaagaaaaagacgAGGAATAGGGGCAATCCTGTGGTTG GAGTGAACTTCCTGGTCCGGGTGTCTCACAGAAATAGGAAACAATACTACTGTCAGCTGTGCTCCGTTAGGGTGAAGCATCCCGTTATTGATCACATGACCAGCCTCCGCCATCGACACAGCTATGTG aaaTTGAAGTACCCCAGTTGGACCTCCGACTCAGAGGCAAAGCTGTTCAAGATGGCTTTTCACCTGGAGAAGGTGGATCGAAGCGCTGGACTGGGCATGCAG AAAGTAGAAGTGGATGCTGTTGAATTCAAGGATCTAAGGTCTTGCCCTGTGGAGGAAG CTCTCAGTAAACTGCAGGCCATTATCATACAGCAACAAGAGCCAGGTGATCTGAAGATGCATCCCTCAACCAATCAGAACCCAGAAGATCTGAGACAGACTGCTCCCTCATTGAGACCTGTCAGTGCCCAAGGGCCATCTAACG gagacCAGGAACACCTACAAGTAcctgcctcctctctccagGATCAGCCGTCCTTTGGCTCCACATCTGTCCCCCTCTCATCCTCCAGTCCTCCTTGCCTCTCTCCCTCAAActccttctctgcctctctccccgcAGTGTCCCTATCTGCCTCAACCTCCCTTTCTTCCTTTGTTCCATCCTACACTCCCGTTTTGTCCACTGAGAAGACGACTGACCCCTCATCAGATGTTGTCTCTGTCCCCGATCCTGTCTGTgatcctgtctctgtcccttcACCCCTCTCCGCTCTAAAGAACCCAACACATCTGAAGGACTGCGAGAGTCCAGAgtggtgggagaggaggagcccagaaaacagagagacactAATGCTTCTGGAACTCCCAGACAAACAGACGGAGTACGCGGCGGGAGACCGGCTGACGGAGTACGCGGCGGGAGACCGGCTGACGGAGTACGCGGCGGGAGACCGGCTGACGGAGTACGCGGCGGGAGACCGGCTGACGGAGTACGCGGCGGGAGACCGGCTGACGGAGTACGCGGCGGGAGACCGGCTGACGGAGTACGCGGCGGGAGACCGGCTGACGGAGTACGCGGCGGGAGACCGGCTGACGGAGTACGCGGCGGGAGACCGGCTGACGGAGTACGCGGCGGGAGACCGGCTGACGGAGTACGCGGCGGGAGACCGGCTGACGGAGTACGCGGCGGGAGACCGGCTGACGGAGTACGCGGCGGGAGACCGGCTGACGGAGTACGCGGCGGGAGACCGGCTGACGGAGTACGCGGCGGGAGACCGGCTGACGGAGTACGCGGCGGGAGACCGGCTGACGGAGTACGCGGCGGGGTGGACGCAGGCGGAATACCCGGCGGGGTGGACCCAGGCGGAATACCCGGCGAGGTGGACCCAGGCGGAATACCCGGCGAGGTGGACCCAGGCGGAATACCCGGCGAGGTGGACCCAGGCGGAATACCCGGCGAGAGAGAGACTGGCGGAATACCAGGCCACTCCTTGGGAAGGCTTACATCAGTTTACAGAGCACATGGGGACAGGAAAGG TGACCGACCAAGAACAGACACGTCAGGTTGGAACCTCACAGCTGGAGCCTTCGCCGTTAAGATGGCTCAGTGTTCCCCAGGTGTTTCTGCACCCGGACACTCCGGCAG CTAAGAGAATTGCCGGACCGAGCCATCTGTCCAAGTACCTTAAAGTGAAGGGCCTTCACGACACCGAGCCTATTatag GTCTTGGTAGTGTGTTGGAGTGTCGAGGTATATCTCAAGCTACATTCTTCATGTGCGTGACCTGTGCTGAGACTTTCTCCAGCACGCACATCTGTGAACACATCATCAGTGCACGGCACCAGCAGTACTACATG ATTGCCCAGTATGGTGGTGTCCTCTACGAGTGGCTGAGGGAACTACAGCTGCCCCCGAGTCCACACCTCCTCAGGGAGTTCGCCTGGAGACTGTCACAACTGGAGGTGGAGATCGACGCACAG GTGATGCTGCTGGACCCCATGTGGTATAAACATGTGCAGTCAGCTCCGTTTTACCGAG CCATGCAATTGCTGCAGGAACAGAACCAGAGCGCCTTGGTTATGCACACTGCAACCAGACAACAGCTTTCTCTCCCAGCTGATCCTGACCTGGAAACGGAGCAGGGCTTTGACCAGAGATACAGGAAAATGAATGAACTAACCATGGATCAAACTGCGCCTGGTCATTCCCTGTGGACATCAGATACAGGGACTGTTAAACAGCCTGAAGACCTGTTTGAGTCAGTCCAGAGCCTGCAGACGGCAGAAGAATGGACCAATACTCTGAACCCAGATCTGCCTCAGATCAGCCAAAGATCAGAAAGGGAAGAGCATTTTGTGCCAGTCGGAGCCCAGGCACCCCGGAACTCTGAGCCAGTCGGAGCCCAGGCACCCCGGAACTCTGAGCCAGTCGGAGCCCAGGCACCCCGGAACTCTGAGCCAGTCGGAGCCCAGGCACCCCGGAACTCTGAGCCAGTCGGAGCCCAGGCACCCCGGAACTCTGAGCCAGTCGGAGCCCAGGCACCCCGGAACTCTGAGCCAATGTCAACACAGAACCATGAACCAGTCGGAGCCCAGACACCCCGGAACTCTGAGCCAATGTCAACACAGAACCATGAACCAGTCGGAGCCCAGACACCCCGGAACTCTGAGCCAATGTCAACACCGACACACCAGAGCTCAGAGCCAGTCGGAGCCCAGGCCCTCCAGAACTATGAGCCAGTCGGGGCCCAGGCCCTCCAGAACTATGAGCCAGTCGGGGCCCAGGCCCTCCAGAACTATGAGCCAGTCGGGGCCCAGGCCCTCCAGAACTATGAGCCAGTCGGGGCCCAGGCCCTCCAGAACTATGAGCCAGTCGGGGCCCAGGCCCTCCAGAACTATGAGCCAGTCGGGGCCCAGGCCCTCCAGAACTATGAGCCAGTCGGGGCCCAGGCCCTCCAGAACTATGAGCCAGTCGGGGCCCAGGCCCTCCAGAACTATGAGCCAGTCGGGGCCCAGGCCCTCCAGAACTATGAGCCAGTCGGGGCCCAGGCCCTCCAGAACTCTGAGCCAGTCGGGGCCCAGGCCCTCCAGAACTCTGAGCCAGTCGGGGCCCAGGCCCTCCAGAACTCTGAGCCAATAAGTACCAGAACTCcacagaaaacaaaatcaacCAAAACAGAGACACCAGTGACTTCCTCAGAACCACATCTGAACCAACACAACACAG TCATTATCAAACAGGAGCTTGCGGACCCCGAGGTGGAACCCCAGACCCAGCCTGAGGTGGATTCTGTACACCGGCCTGAGGTCCAACTGGCTCCTGCATGTTTGG GATCCCTGTATGAAGGTAGATTTCCCATTCTCCCAGGACACAGCCAGAGGTTGACATGTAGAGGAGGTGTTCCTCCCAAAAGCACCAAAGACCTCAACACCTACATCAAGGAGAAACTGACTCAAGCTGTGGTCG GTCTCAGTGCGTTGATAGAGTGCTGCTGTGAGGGCCTGGTGTCCTTCTACCTGTGTGTGTCGTGCGGTGGTCGACTGTCTTGTAACAGCCGACAGAACACGTCTGTCCTCATCAACCACGTCCTCAAATACAGGCACCGACTCAACTATCTG ACTGTTCGATATCCGTGGTATTTCCATGGTCTGGTACCTGGCCAGAATCCGGCAGAAGAGTCCAGACTTCTGATGCAGATTGCTAAGGAGGTAGAGGAGCAGAACCATGATGAGCCTGGCATGATACAGGAGGTGCTCCTGAACCAGGCTGACTTTTTAGCGATCAAAGGAATGCTGTTTGATAAAG CTGTGTCCCGTTTGAAGGAGATCCGTTCAGAGCAGAACCAAACAGAACTTCTTACCAAGGTCACTAGCAAACTTGAACCAGTAGTGGTCAAGCAGGAGATGGAGTGCCAGGTGGTGTCCCATCATGCCTTGGGGCAGTCTTCGTTGCCGCAGAGAT TGAAGCGCCATTCTAGCATCAAAGAGTCACCCGAGCAAGGGAAGAAACCGAAGGTGTCTAGTTCCCCTGAGTGTCAGGCCGTGAAATCTGACCCTGCCTTTGACAGCTGTCCGTCGTCCTCTGAGGTCACTGAACCTTTTGACCCACCATCAGGCAACCAGTCGTGCGCCGTCGAAACCTCATCACTTGGCCACACTGACCCAGAACTGAAAAACACTCCTTCACATACAGACTCTCAATGTGAGCTGGAGGTCAGTCCACCCGGTAGCCCTGCTGACAATCTGACTGTATCCAAAATGTTCTCAAGAAAGAAGCAGTCTCACTCGGTTTCCACCCGCGGCCACAAGCTCAGCAACAAACATTTGGACAAGAAGGATCCTGCTGACAGGGCTAAGGTCTCTCACGCACACAGCAATGGCACACGCTCACACAGAGACCGCagacacactcacgcacacagtCATCACCAACACGCACGCAGTTGCAGTCGTACCAAACACACGCACAGTCTCAGTAATGCCAAACACACTCGCGTGCGCACTGACCACGCAAGGACAGGCAAAGCCTGGCTCCGTGGCAGGACCCCAGAGAGACGCCGCAACAGAGATCTTGCTGACCGACGTTCCGACCGCTCGCGCTCTCGTACCCCCCGCAGGAGACGTCGTTCTGTCCCCGGCTGCTCTCCGAAAGACCCGCCCACGGTTTGTCCCTTCAAGACCCACCAGGCCTCCACCTACTGCCTTTTCACTCACACCCCATCCTATCCCAGCAAATCCACTTCGGCCCAGAGTCTGGCCCGGGATGACCCCAGCCAACCGCCGTGCCCGTCTAAAGACCTGTCCAGCCAGTCCAGCCCGGCAGACAGGAGACCGTCCAAACCAACCACAGTGGTTAGGCCTCTCCAGGCCAAGGAGCATCCACCAAACGACACCCCCGACATGCCCCTCCACCCAGCGAGAACTGGACCCTGGACCCCACCGCCCCTGCCAGCCACCCCTACCCTCCTACCTCCCCCGCCCGAGCAAGATCTCCTTTCTGCCTCTGGGAATAATATGGCCTCCACTGTGGACGGTATTATGTTTATTGGGGACTCTTCGCTGCGCTTCCCCCACTTGCCTGCTTCGACCACCCTGCCAAGGGCAGTGGGAGGTGGGGCTGATTCCTGGACCAAGGGCCCTATCGCTGGCAAGGAGATGCCCGCCGAGGCGATGGGGGTGGACTCAAAGGGCCGTGCTATTGGCACGGTGGCAATACCGGCCAACCCTCTGAAGAGGAATCTTTCCGCGCCGGAACCAAAGGACCGAGATCCCTGGAGCTATGAGAACCGACAGTTCATCACCAACCCCAGCATCCAGGCTTCTAACCCCACTGCCATTGCCTCACAGGCCCAGTGGGGCTACGCCGGAGGGTTGTCGGTTGGTCAGTTCACCTCTAACCCCGGCAGCTCTGCCCCTTGCCCCGGAGGCCGACTCTCCCTGGAGGGATACCCTGTAGCCACCTACCCTGGTACGGGTTACCCAGGGGTGGGTGGGTTCACTTCCAGCTCCCCCACTGACCTCGGACCCAgtaacacacagtcacagcCCGGGTGGTCAGGGGGCTACTGGGGAACAGGCTACCAAGCTACGAGTCAACCGGAGACTGGCTACGTGTTGGCCAATCAGGCTGGTCTTTCCTACCCCGGAGGTTTTTCTGGAAGTGAAGGGAGCTACCCCGGACATCAGGTCTACCCAGGGGTATTCTATTCGGACACGGACTACCGTGGGCGTGCCTTCCCCGGGTCGGGTACTGGACTGGGTTCTGCTGGGGTGCCCCCCAGCAGCCACTACTCAACCAAACCACCGCTTCCGGCTGTTGGCTGCTGGGAATTTGCCTCTCCAGCGGTGGGGAGTTGCCAGAGCTACTCCACCTGGACAGCAAATGTCACCAGGGTTGCCATGGAAACCAACACTGCTGGTATTACTGTTG GGACCCCAACCCAGCTTGTCGGTCAAACCTGGGACCCCCGTG